The genomic DNA TATCTTTATATACTACAGCTATATTATCTGGTGTTTTGACTACTTGCTCTTCAATTAGCTTATGTATACACTGCTTAGCATGTTTTACTTCAGTATAATTCAACTTAAATAGTAACTTCTCCTCCTCTTCTTTTAAAATAAATAGAGAAGAAATAGAAAATTGTTTGCTAATAAATTGAGTTAAAATCATCTTAATGTGTGCAGCAAACCTAACAATAATCTTCTCATCAAAATGAATTGTTTGATATTTAAAAACAATATTAGTTTGTTTACTAGCTCCAGCCATTATAGTTAAAGGATACTCCGTTTTCTCTATAGTTTTAATTCTCTTAATTTGAAAATCTAGAGGGATATCATTTTCATCAAAAGGATAATTTTCAAAGGCAAATGTTAAATTAAATAAATCACCATCAATACCAGAGCATTTTTGAATGTCTGCTAGTTGCGTATAAGTATAATCATTAATTTTTTGCGTATCATTTTGAAGTTTTTTTAGGAAAGAAATAATATTATTATCTTCAAATTGTATCCTTAGAGGTAACGTATTGATAAATAAACCTACCATATCTTCAATTCCTGTAAGATTTATATTTCTTCCAGAAACAGTAAGACCTAAAACAATCTCCTTTTGTTGTAAGTAATGTTGTATTACAATTGTCACTGCTCCTTGTAAAACAGTGTTCAAAGTTAAGCTATGCTTTTGAGCAAAACTTTTAATTCTTTCTGTTTCATTTAATGATAAAATTTCTGAATAAAAGCTATAATCTTGATTCTGTTTTTCTTTAATTAAATGTTTAAAACTGAGATAAGTAGGTTTTTCTATAGAAAATAAATACTGTTTCCAAAATTGTTCTGCTTTAGTTAAATCCTGCTTTTGTAGCCAAGCTATATAATCTCTATAAGGCTTATCTTCTTTTATTAAAAATTCCTGATTACTGTTTAATGCTTTATATAATTTAAGAAAATTCTGAAAAACAATAGAAGATGACCATCCATCGAGTAAAATATGATGATTACTCCATACTAAATAATAACTATTACTATTTTTTTGAATAAGATGAATTCTAATAAGTGGGACATTATTTAAATCAAAACCTTTCTTGCGATCTTGCTTAATAAAATCTTTTAATCTTGCTTCTTGCTCAATGTCACTAAAAT from Candidatus Trichorickettsia mobilis includes the following:
- a CDS encoding condensation domain-containing protein, whose amino-acid sequence is MIDKLNIQDLYPLSPIQSGFLFQHLYAPQSDAYFVQSVFLINGVIDHNLLKLAWQKIIDTYSILRTGFVWQNLEMPFQYVLKSIKIEFNSLDWQNFSDIEQEARLKDFIKQDRKKGFDLNNVPLIRIHLIQKNSNSYYLVWSNHHILLDGWSSSIVFQNFLKLYKALNSNQEFLIKEDKPYRDYIAWLQKQDLTKAEQFWKQYLFSIEKPTYLSFKHLIKEKQNQDYSFYSEILSLNETERIKSFAQKHSLTLNTVLQGAVTIVIQHYLQQKEIVLGLTVSGRNINLTGIEDMVGLFINTLPLRIQFEDNNIISFLKKLQNDTQKINDYTYTQLADIQKCSGIDGDLFNLTFAFENYPFDENDIPLDFQIKRIKTIEKTEYPLTIMAGASKQTNIVFKYQTIHFDEKIIVRFAAHIKMILTQFISKQFSISSLFILKEEEEKLLFKLNYTEVKHAKQCIHKLIEEQVVKTPDNIAVVYKDTTITYRELNERANRLANYLISLGVVTETPVAVIMNRSLEMIVAIVAILKAGGTYIPIDRNLPEMRRQLIIDDIGSPIVLTDIDNIDMLSASFSLLICIEEEINIIEKFPSYNFNTDIVLQNLAYIIYTSGSTGVPKGVMITHESLNNYIQYSK